Proteins encoded in a region of the Streptococcus sanguinis genome:
- a CDS encoding acetyl-CoA carboxylase biotin carboxylase subunit: protein MFRKILIANRGEIAVRIIRAARELGIDTVAVYSTADKEALHTLLADEAVCIGPAKSTDSYLNMNAVLSAAVLTGAEAIHPGFGFLSENSKFATMCEEVGIKFIGPSGAVMDLMGDKINARAQMIKAKVPVIPGSDGEVHTSEEALEVAEKIGYPVMLKASAGGGGKGIRKVEKAEDLVAAFESASSEAKAAFGNGAMYMERVIYPARHIEVQILADQQGHVVHLGERDCSLQRNNQKVLEESPSVAIGKTLRQQIGEAAVRAAQSVGYENAGTIEFLLDEAKGEFYFMEMNTRVQVEHPVTEFVTGVDIVKEQIKIANGQELSFSQDDVEIRGHAIECRINAENPAFNFAPSPGKISNVYLPSGGVGLRVDSAVYPGYTIPPYYDSMIAKIIVHGENRFDALMKMQRALYELEIDGVVTNSGFQLDLISDPNVIAGDYDTAFLMEKFLPAYREKQ from the coding sequence ATGTTTCGTAAAATTTTAATTGCTAACCGTGGGGAAATTGCGGTCAGAATCATTCGTGCAGCCCGCGAGTTGGGAATTGATACGGTAGCCGTCTATTCAACGGCTGACAAGGAAGCACTCCATACTTTACTGGCTGATGAGGCCGTCTGCATCGGTCCAGCCAAGTCCACTGATTCTTATCTGAATATGAATGCAGTCCTGTCTGCTGCTGTTCTGACAGGTGCAGAAGCCATTCATCCTGGTTTTGGTTTTTTGAGCGAAAACTCTAAATTTGCGACTATGTGCGAAGAAGTTGGCATTAAGTTTATTGGACCTTCAGGTGCTGTTATGGACTTGATGGGGGACAAGATTAATGCTCGGGCTCAGATGATTAAGGCGAAAGTGCCGGTTATCCCAGGTTCTGATGGAGAAGTCCATACCTCTGAAGAAGCTTTGGAAGTCGCCGAAAAGATTGGTTATCCAGTCATGCTTAAAGCTTCTGCTGGCGGCGGCGGCAAGGGCATTCGTAAGGTTGAAAAGGCTGAGGATTTAGTAGCGGCCTTTGAGTCTGCATCTAGCGAAGCCAAAGCCGCCTTTGGTAATGGTGCCATGTATATGGAGCGAGTCATCTATCCAGCGCGCCATATTGAAGTGCAGATTTTGGCAGATCAGCAGGGACATGTGGTCCACTTGGGCGAGCGGGATTGCTCTTTGCAGCGTAATAATCAGAAAGTGCTGGAAGAAAGTCCGTCTGTGGCAATTGGGAAAACCTTGCGTCAGCAGATTGGTGAAGCAGCTGTTCGGGCTGCTCAGTCTGTCGGCTATGAAAATGCCGGAACGATTGAGTTTCTGCTTGATGAAGCCAAGGGTGAATTCTACTTTATGGAGATGAACACTCGGGTGCAGGTTGAGCATCCCGTGACCGAGTTTGTCACTGGTGTGGATATCGTAAAAGAGCAAATCAAGATTGCAAACGGTCAAGAGCTGTCCTTCAGTCAGGATGATGTTGAAATCCGAGGGCATGCAATTGAGTGTCGGATCAATGCTGAAAATCCAGCTTTTAACTTTGCGCCGAGTCCTGGTAAGATTTCAAATGTTTATCTGCCAAGCGGTGGAGTGGGGCTGCGTGTTGATTCAGCCGTCTATCCTGGCTACACCATCCCCCCTTACTACGATAGCATGATTGCGAAGATAATTGTTCATGGGGAAAATCGTTTTGATGCTCTGATGAAGATGCAACGTGCACTCTATGAACTAGAAATTGACGGTGTTGTGACCAACAGCGGCTTCCAATTGGACTTAATCTCAGATCCTAATGTGATTGCTGGTGATTATGACACAGCCTTTCTCATGGAGAAGTTCCTTCCGGCTTATCGAGAGAAACAATAG
- a CDS encoding TDT family transporter — MNSKRPPILLSGLILGLFGLANLLLNYHSIFFHFLNGLALILWLYLTLALVLSFSDYRQDLQKASFLSSFATYPMASMLLASYLSKLGLLWMGLLLWYMALLLHLSLIAIFTWKYVLKAEGLSLTPSWTVLYVGLAMVSLTQGVVHQPFLGYLAWFFALLLSLILYPLFYKVRRSQRLPDALKPQWAIYCAPFSLLLGSYIRLAGSDAEGWFVALLILLSQAFYLLVLCLLPRIFRLGPQLSWSALTFPLVNTAFALKLGLDYLGWTWLVWLSHAEALIAFVIILYVCFYYIVSLRARKITKNPR, encoded by the coding sequence GTGAACAGTAAACGACCGCCCATTCTTTTATCTGGGTTGATTCTAGGCCTATTTGGCTTAGCTAATCTTTTACTGAACTACCATTCTATCTTTTTCCACTTCTTGAATGGTCTGGCTTTGATACTTTGGCTTTATCTGACACTGGCTTTGGTGCTGTCATTTTCGGACTATCGGCAAGATTTGCAAAAGGCCTCTTTCTTATCGAGCTTTGCGACTTATCCTATGGCTAGTATGCTTTTAGCTTCTTACCTAAGCAAGCTTGGTTTACTTTGGATGGGTCTGTTGCTTTGGTACATGGCCTTGCTGCTGCATCTTTCTCTAATAGCTATCTTTACTTGGAAGTATGTTCTTAAGGCTGAGGGGTTATCTTTGACCCCGAGCTGGACGGTCCTATATGTTGGATTAGCCATGGTAAGCTTGACTCAGGGTGTAGTTCATCAGCCGTTTTTGGGCTATTTGGCTTGGTTTTTTGCTCTGCTACTGAGTTTGATTCTCTATCCCTTGTTTTACAAGGTTAGGCGGTCACAAAGGCTGCCTGATGCTTTAAAGCCGCAGTGGGCCATTTACTGTGCACCTTTCTCGCTCCTGTTGGGAAGTTATATCCGTTTGGCTGGTTCTGATGCTGAAGGTTGGTTTGTTGCCTTGCTGATCCTCTTATCGCAAGCCTTTTATCTGTTGGTTTTATGTCTTTTACCTCGCATTTTCCGACTGGGCCCTCAGCTTAGCTGGTCAGCCTTGACCTTTCCTCTTGTCAATACAGCTTTTGCCCTGAAACTGGGACTTGATTATCTAGGTTGGACATGGCTTGTTTGGCTGAGTCATGCAGAAGCTCTGATAGCTTTCGTAATCATCCTCTATGTTTGTTTTTACTATATAGTCTCATTGCGAGCCAGAAAGATAACAAAAAATCCGAGATGA
- the fabD gene encoding ACP S-malonyltransferase yields the protein MTKRAFLFAGQGAQYLGMGRELYDQYELVRSTFDEASQVLGYDVRALIDQDEEKLNQTRYTQPTILTTSVAIYRLLANQGVEPDMVAGLSLGEYSALVAAGALDFKTAVALVAKRGSFMEEAAPAGSGKMVAVLNAEVSLIEAVCQEASAIGVVSPANYNTPSQIVIGGEVAAVDKAVELLKDSGVKRLIPLNVSGPFHTALLKPASERLAEVLETVEFSDFVRPLVGNTEATVMEKERVRELLTRQVMEPVRFYDSIAKMQEAGVTEFIEIGPGKVLSGFIKKIDKSADVRQVEDVESLNALLEK from the coding sequence ATGACTAAAAGAGCCTTTCTCTTCGCCGGTCAGGGAGCGCAGTACCTTGGAATGGGGCGCGAGCTTTATGATCAGTATGAGCTTGTGCGGTCAACTTTTGATGAGGCTAGCCAAGTTCTAGGCTATGATGTCCGAGCTTTGATTGATCAGGATGAGGAAAAGCTCAATCAAACTCGCTATACGCAACCGACTATTTTAACGACTTCAGTAGCTATTTATCGCCTCTTAGCTAATCAGGGAGTAGAGCCTGACATGGTAGCTGGTCTCTCTCTTGGAGAATATTCGGCCTTGGTGGCTGCGGGTGCCCTTGATTTCAAGACGGCGGTGGCCTTGGTTGCTAAGCGCGGTAGCTTTATGGAAGAGGCGGCTCCAGCTGGTTCTGGGAAAATGGTCGCAGTTTTAAATGCAGAAGTTTCTCTCATTGAAGCGGTCTGCCAAGAAGCAAGTGCTATTGGTGTAGTCTCACCAGCTAACTATAATACGCCTAGTCAAATCGTTATCGGCGGAGAAGTGGCAGCAGTGGACAAGGCTGTGGAGCTTTTGAAAGATTCCGGTGTCAAGCGCTTAATCCCACTCAATGTATCTGGACCTTTCCATACGGCGCTTTTAAAGCCAGCCAGCGAACGATTGGCAGAAGTCTTGGAAACAGTTGAGTTTTCAGATTTTGTGCGGCCTTTGGTCGGTAATACAGAAGCAACTGTGATGGAAAAAGAGAGAGTCAGAGAGCTTTTGACTCGTCAGGTAATGGAGCCAGTGCGCTTTTATGATAGCATTGCTAAAATGCAGGAAGCTGGCGTGACTGAGTTTATCGAAATTGGTCCTGGCAAAGTTTTGTCTGGTTTTATTAAGAAAATTGATAAGTCTGCGGATGTCCGCCAAGTTGAAGATGTAGAAAGTTTAAATGCTCTTCTAGAAAAATAA
- the accB gene encoding acetyl-CoA carboxylase biotin carboxyl carrier protein — MNINEIKDLMAQFDQSSLREFSYKNQSDELTFSKNEGQAAVPTASAAPIAAPLQPASAPVIEPTPQAAPPAEPETASEAPAPAAEGDVVESPLVGVAYLAAGPDKPPFVSVGDQVKKGQTLMIIEAMKVMNEVPAPKDGLVTEILVQNEEMVEFGKGLVRIK; from the coding sequence ATGAATATCAACGAAATTAAAGATTTAATGGCGCAGTTTGACCAGTCTAGTCTGCGTGAGTTTTCTTACAAAAATCAGAGCGATGAGCTGACTTTTAGTAAGAATGAGGGTCAGGCTGCGGTTCCAACAGCCAGTGCTGCTCCAATTGCTGCACCTTTGCAGCCTGCGAGTGCGCCTGTGATTGAGCCAACTCCTCAAGCAGCTCCGCCTGCAGAGCCAGAGACAGCTTCAGAAGCTCCGGCACCTGCTGCTGAAGGTGATGTTGTAGAAAGTCCTTTGGTTGGTGTAGCTTACTTAGCAGCTGGTCCAGATAAGCCGCCGTTTGTATCTGTTGGAGACCAAGTTAAAAAAGGTCAAACCCTGATGATTATTGAAGCGATGAAGGTCATGAATGAAGTTCCAGCACCTAAAGATGGTCTGGTTACAGAAATTCTGGTTCAGAATGAAGAAATGGTTGAATTTGGGAAAGGGCTGGTACGCATCAAATGA
- the fabG gene encoding 3-oxoacyl-[acyl-carrier-protein] reductase has product MELQNKNVLITGSARGIGLAIAHKFASVGANIILNGLAEISDDVLAGFAGYSGKVVTVIGDVSKAEDAQRMVEEAVAALGSVDVLINNAGITRDKLMLKMTEEDFEGVLKVNLTGAFNMTQSVLKPMTKARQGAIISLSSVVGLAGNVGQANYAASKAGLIGFSKSVAREVAARNIRVNCIAPGFIASDMTDVLPEKVKAASLALIPMKRFGTPEEVADVALFLAGQEYLTGQVLTIDGGFTMQ; this is encoded by the coding sequence ATGGAATTACAAAACAAGAATGTATTAATTACTGGGTCCGCTCGCGGAATTGGATTGGCAATTGCGCATAAATTTGCTAGTGTCGGTGCCAATATCATCTTAAACGGACTAGCGGAGATTTCTGATGATGTTTTGGCTGGATTTGCCGGCTATTCTGGGAAAGTTGTAACTGTTATTGGAGATGTTTCCAAAGCTGAAGATGCCCAGCGAATGGTAGAAGAAGCTGTTGCAGCCTTGGGATCTGTTGATGTACTGATCAATAACGCTGGTATTACACGTGATAAGCTCATGCTGAAAATGACGGAAGAAGATTTTGAGGGGGTGCTGAAAGTGAATCTTACTGGGGCATTCAATATGACGCAATCAGTCCTGAAACCGATGACAAAAGCTCGTCAGGGTGCTATCATCAGTCTGTCAAGTGTTGTTGGTCTGGCAGGGAACGTCGGTCAGGCTAACTATGCAGCGTCCAAGGCCGGTCTGATTGGTTTTTCTAAATCAGTTGCCCGTGAGGTAGCAGCACGTAATATCCGTGTCAACTGTATTGCCCCTGGCTTTATCGCATCTGATATGACAGATGTACTTCCAGAAAAAGTAAAGGCGGCGTCTCTGGCACTCATTCCAATGAAGCGTTTTGGTACTCCAGAAGAAGTTGCAGATGTTGCGCTCTTCTTGGCTGGTCAAGAATATCTGACAGGACAAGTCCTCACGATTGATGGCGGATTTACTATGCAGTAA
- the fabF gene encoding beta-ketoacyl-ACP synthase II has protein sequence MKLNRVVVTGYGLTSPIGNTPEEFWNNLKEGNIGIGPITKFDHSEYSVHNAAEIQDFPFDKYFVKKDTNRYDNYTLYALYASQEAVNNAHLDVDALDKDRFGVIVASGIGGIQEIEEQVVRLHEKGPKRIKPLTLPKALPNMGAGNVAMRFGANGICKSVNTACASANDAIGEAFRSIKFGYQDVMLVGGSEASITPFAIAGFQALTALSTTEDPKRASIPFDKDRNGFVMGEGSGMLVLESLEHAEKRGATILAEVVGYGHTCDAYHMTSPHPEGLGAIKAIKQAVEEAEIEPKDVAYVNAHGTSTPANEKGESGAIVSVFGKDVAVSSTKSFTGHLLGAAGAVEAIATIEAMRHSYVPKTAGTTELPDYIEANVIYGQGKEQEIPYAISNTFGFGGHNAVLAFKRWEA, from the coding sequence ATGAAACTTAATCGAGTTGTTGTAACAGGATACGGCTTAACTTCACCTATCGGGAATACTCCAGAAGAATTCTGGAATAATTTAAAAGAAGGCAACATTGGAATCGGTCCAATTACTAAATTTGATCATAGTGAATATAGTGTTCACAATGCGGCGGAAATTCAGGATTTCCCTTTTGATAAATATTTTGTCAAAAAGGATACCAACCGTTATGATAATTACACTCTTTATGCGCTTTATGCTTCTCAAGAAGCGGTCAACAATGCTCACTTAGATGTAGATGCCCTGGATAAGGATCGCTTTGGTGTCATTGTAGCTTCAGGTATCGGCGGGATTCAGGAAATTGAAGAACAGGTTGTTCGCTTGCATGAAAAAGGTCCTAAACGTATCAAACCTTTGACCCTGCCAAAAGCTCTGCCAAATATGGGTGCAGGAAATGTAGCGATGCGCTTTGGAGCCAATGGAATTTGTAAGTCTGTCAATACGGCTTGTGCCTCAGCAAACGATGCGATTGGTGAAGCTTTCCGCTCAATTAAGTTCGGTTATCAAGATGTGATGCTGGTCGGTGGTTCAGAAGCTTCTATTACACCATTTGCGATTGCTGGTTTCCAAGCTTTGACTGCTCTTTCTACCACAGAAGATCCTAAGCGTGCATCCATTCCTTTTGATAAGGATCGCAATGGTTTTGTCATGGGTGAAGGTTCTGGTATGCTGGTTCTGGAAAGTTTGGAACATGCTGAGAAACGCGGAGCTACTATCTTGGCTGAGGTGGTAGGATACGGTCATACTTGTGACGCTTACCATATGACTTCTCCGCATCCAGAAGGTTTGGGAGCTATCAAGGCTATCAAACAGGCGGTTGAAGAAGCTGAAATTGAGCCAAAAGATGTGGCTTATGTCAATGCTCACGGTACATCAACCCCTGCTAACGAAAAAGGCGAAAGCGGAGCCATTGTTTCTGTCTTTGGTAAAGATGTAGCGGTGTCTTCAACCAAATCCTTTACAGGACACCTGCTCGGAGCGGCGGGCGCAGTTGAGGCTATTGCAACGATTGAAGCAATGCGTCATAGCTATGTGCCAAAAACAGCTGGTACAACAGAGCTGCCAGACTATATTGAAGCCAACGTTATTTACGGTCAAGGTAAGGAACAGGAAATCCCTTATGCGATTTCTAATACATTTGGCTTTGGCGGCCACAATGCCGTTCTTGCCTTTAAACGCTGGGAGGCTTAA
- the accD gene encoding acetyl-CoA carboxylase, carboxyltransferase subunit beta: protein MALFSKKDKYIRINPNRASREKPQAKPEVPDELFSKCPGCKHTIYQKDLGNDSVCPNCGYNFRISAHERLNLTVDENSFEEMFTGIETKDPLNFPNYQEKLALTREKTGLDEAVLTGTASIKGHKTALGIMDSNFIMASMGTVVGEKITRLFEYATEHKLPVVLFTASGGARMQEGIMSLMQMAKVSAAVQRHSAAGLFYLTVLTDPTTGGVTASFAMEGDIILAETQALVGFAGRRVIESTVREKLPDDFQKAEFLMEHGFVDAIVKRGDMRDTLATLLAFHGGQA from the coding sequence ATGGCTTTGTTTTCAAAGAAGGATAAATATATCCGTATCAATCCTAATCGAGCGAGTCGGGAAAAGCCTCAAGCAAAGCCTGAGGTACCGGACGAACTCTTTTCGAAATGCCCAGGTTGTAAGCATACCATTTACCAAAAAGATCTTGGGAATGACAGTGTGTGCCCTAACTGTGGCTATAATTTTCGTATTTCTGCTCATGAGCGCTTAAACCTAACCGTGGATGAGAATAGTTTTGAGGAGATGTTCACTGGAATTGAAACCAAGGATCCTCTGAACTTCCCAAACTATCAGGAGAAGTTGGCTCTTACCCGTGAGAAGACGGGACTTGATGAGGCTGTTCTGACTGGGACGGCTAGCATCAAGGGGCATAAAACGGCTCTTGGTATCATGGATTCAAACTTTATCATGGCATCTATGGGGACAGTAGTGGGTGAAAAGATTACCCGCCTCTTTGAGTATGCGACAGAGCATAAATTGCCAGTCGTTCTGTTTACGGCTTCTGGTGGTGCCCGCATGCAGGAGGGTATTATGAGCTTGATGCAGATGGCTAAGGTCTCTGCGGCTGTTCAGCGGCACTCTGCTGCAGGCCTCTTCTATTTGACTGTCTTGACAGATCCGACAACTGGTGGTGTCACAGCCTCTTTTGCCATGGAAGGTGATATTATTCTGGCCGAAACTCAGGCTCTTGTTGGGTTTGCCGGTCGTCGGGTTATTGAGTCCACAGTTCGTGAGAAGCTGCCAGATGATTTTCAAAAGGCTGAATTTCTCATGGAGCATGGTTTTGTGGATGCCATCGTCAAGCGTGGTGACATGAGAGATACACTTGCTACCTTATTAGCATTCCATGGAGGTCAAGCATGA
- a CDS encoding acyl-CoA dehydrogenase family protein, which translates to MTFFSEEFINWLDDHADQIDKESCAAGNQLIERIAAEGAFRVGVPEELGGRGGNDTDVIEVLKDLAHHSLTASFISWGQRTFIDNVLKSANPYFRDHYLEGLLSGEYAGATALSNAVKFLSDLEELNVSIVEEDGQLYLKGRLPWVTNARADRFLSIFVAGFEDGSRQPLVLAVPSDAENFSRSADLEFVSLQGGNTAALTFNHVALQEEWILAQDALEFLAENRPAFLGYQFGLALGLAEKSLAEVEANLSVRSILREEWEEQVATLTAIQDQLYRGLLQPSYFVERPKELFQLRIDIIDVVAQSLLLELQASGGRGYLSNSTSGFIRRWNEGAFLPIVSPSAVQLRHILEVS; encoded by the coding sequence ATGACATTTTTTTCAGAAGAGTTTATCAACTGGTTGGATGACCACGCTGACCAAATTGACAAAGAATCCTGTGCAGCAGGCAATCAATTGATTGAGCGTATCGCTGCTGAAGGAGCCTTCCGGGTTGGCGTTCCAGAAGAGCTGGGAGGCCGAGGTGGAAATGATACGGATGTGATTGAAGTGCTCAAGGATCTGGCTCACCATTCCTTGACCGCCTCCTTTATCTCTTGGGGGCAAAGGACCTTTATTGATAACGTCTTAAAGTCTGCTAATCCCTACTTTAGAGACCACTATTTGGAAGGGCTTCTGTCAGGGGAATATGCAGGTGCGACAGCACTGTCTAATGCCGTTAAATTCCTGTCGGACCTAGAAGAGCTAAATGTCTCTATTGTGGAGGAAGACGGGCAGCTTTATCTCAAGGGGCGTCTGCCTTGGGTAACCAATGCTCGCGCGGATCGCTTCCTCAGCATATTTGTTGCTGGTTTCGAAGACGGGAGCCGCCAGCCGCTGGTTCTGGCTGTGCCGTCTGACGCAGAGAATTTCTCCCGTTCAGCGGATTTAGAGTTTGTATCTCTACAAGGGGGAAATACAGCTGCCCTGACCTTTAATCATGTGGCTTTGCAAGAGGAATGGATTCTTGCACAAGATGCCCTGGAATTTTTGGCAGAAAATCGCCCAGCTTTTCTAGGTTATCAATTTGGTCTGGCTCTTGGCCTAGCGGAGAAGTCATTGGCAGAGGTCGAAGCTAATCTGTCAGTCCGCTCTATTTTGAGAGAGGAGTGGGAGGAGCAAGTGGCTACTCTTACTGCGATCCAGGATCAGCTCTATAGAGGTCTTCTCCAGCCTAGTTATTTTGTTGAGCGTCCTAAGGAGCTCTTCCAGCTGCGAATTGATATAATTGATGTGGTAGCCCAAAGTCTGCTCTTGGAGCTGCAGGCTAGTGGAGGCAGAGGATATTTGAGTAATTCGACTTCTGGCTTTATCCGCCGTTGGAACGAAGGAGCTTTTCTTCCCATTGTATCACCGAGTGCAGTACAGCTGCGGCATATTTTAGAAGTTTCATAG
- a CDS encoding carboxymuconolactone decarboxylase family protein, whose translation MSEFTIHTIESAPAEVKEVLETVQKDNGGYIPNLIGLLANAPTALETYRTVGAINRRNSLTPTEREVVQITAAVTNGCAFCVAGHTAFSIKQIQMNDDLLKALRNRTPIDTDPKLDTLAKFTIAVINTKGRVGDEALADFLEAGYTHENALDVVLGVSLATLCNYANNLANTPINPELQPYA comes from the coding sequence ATGTCAGAATTTACTATCCACACGATTGAGTCCGCACCAGCTGAGGTAAAAGAAGTCCTGGAAACTGTTCAAAAAGATAACGGTGGCTACATTCCCAATCTTATCGGTCTTTTGGCTAATGCGCCAACGGCTTTGGAAACATATCGGACGGTTGGAGCCATCAATCGCCGTAACAGCCTGACACCAACTGAGCGTGAAGTAGTGCAGATTACGGCTGCAGTTACCAATGGCTGTGCTTTCTGTGTGGCGGGTCATACAGCCTTTTCAATCAAGCAGATTCAAATGAATGATGATCTTTTGAAGGCTCTGCGCAATCGTACTCCGATTGATACAGATCCGAAGCTAGATACACTTGCTAAATTTACCATTGCTGTCATCAATACTAAGGGACGGGTCGGAGACGAGGCTTTGGCAGACTTCCTAGAAGCAGGCTATACGCATGAGAATGCTCTGGATGTAGTTCTAGGTGTCAGCCTTGCGACCCTTTGCAATTATGCCAATAATCTGGCCAACACGCCAATTAATCCGGAATTGCAGCCTTATGCCTAG
- the fabZ gene encoding 3-hydroxyacyl-ACP dehydratase FabZ — protein sequence MIDINAIKEALPHRYPMLLVDRVLEVSEDEIVALKNVTVNEPFFNGHFPQYPVMPGVLIMEALAQTAGVLELSKEENKGKLVFYAGMDKVKFKKQVVPGDQLIMTAKFVKRRGTIAVVEAKAEVDGKLAASGTLTFAIGQ from the coding sequence ATGATTGATATTAATGCAATAAAAGAAGCACTTCCGCACCGCTACCCAATGCTTTTGGTAGACCGCGTTTTGGAAGTTAGTGAAGATGAGATTGTTGCTCTGAAAAATGTGACAGTCAATGAGCCTTTCTTTAATGGACATTTTCCTCAATACCCTGTCATGCCAGGTGTCTTAATCATGGAAGCTCTGGCTCAAACAGCCGGTGTGCTGGAATTGTCTAAAGAAGAAAATAAGGGCAAACTGGTCTTCTACGCTGGCATGGACAAGGTTAAGTTCAAGAAGCAAGTTGTACCAGGTGATCAACTGATTATGACAGCTAAGTTTGTCAAGCGACGTGGAACGATTGCGGTTGTAGAGGCGAAAGCGGAAGTTGATGGAAAACTTGCAGCCAGTGGTACTTTGACCTTTGCGATTGGTCAGTAG
- a CDS encoding acetyl-CoA carboxylase carboxyl transferase subunit alpha, translated as MTKITRIIKEARDQARLTALDFAQGIFDNFVELHGDRSFRDDGAVIGGIGTLNGQPVTVVGIQKGRNLQDNLRRNFGQPHPEGYRKALRLMKQAEKFGRPVVTFINTAGAYPGVGAEERGQGEAIARNLMEMSNLKVPIIAIIIGEGGSGGALALAVADKVWMLENSMYAVLSPEGFASILWKDGSRAMEAAELMKITSHELLQMEVVDKVIPERGFNNHELLAAVKEEIATELNSLSQLPLEQLLENRYQRFRKY; from the coding sequence ATGACAAAAATCACTCGGATTATAAAAGAAGCGCGTGATCAGGCTCGTTTGACTGCGCTGGATTTTGCACAAGGAATTTTTGATAACTTCGTCGAGTTGCATGGGGATCGCTCTTTTCGAGATGACGGTGCGGTGATTGGTGGTATCGGGACGCTAAACGGTCAGCCTGTAACGGTGGTCGGTATTCAAAAGGGACGCAATTTGCAGGACAATCTGCGCCGAAACTTTGGTCAGCCGCATCCGGAAGGCTACCGCAAGGCTCTGCGCCTCATGAAGCAGGCGGAAAAATTTGGCCGTCCTGTGGTAACTTTCATCAATACGGCAGGTGCTTATCCTGGTGTCGGTGCTGAGGAGCGTGGCCAAGGGGAAGCTATTGCTCGTAACTTGATGGAAATGAGCAATCTCAAAGTGCCGATTATTGCCATCATCATTGGTGAGGGTGGCTCTGGTGGTGCCTTGGCTTTGGCTGTAGCAGACAAGGTCTGGATGCTGGAAAACTCTATGTATGCAGTTCTCAGTCCGGAAGGCTTTGCTTCTATTCTCTGGAAAGACGGCAGCCGCGCTATGGAAGCAGCAGAGCTGATGAAAATTACTTCACACGAGCTCTTGCAGATGGAAGTGGTAGATAAGGTTATTCCTGAAAGAGGCTTTAACAACCATGAATTACTGGCTGCAGTGAAAGAAGAAATCGCAACTGAGTTGAATAGTCTGTCTCAGCTACCCTTGGAGCAATTACTGGAAAATCGCTACCAGAGATTCAGAAAATATTAA